The following DNA comes from Triticum aestivum cultivar Chinese Spring chromosome 3D, IWGSC CS RefSeq v2.1, whole genome shotgun sequence.
TGATTGTGCACAGTAAAGTAAAGTTCAATGGATAACCTGTTTGTTCCTTTCATTTTAAGGATCTGATCATCCAGGATTTAAAGCTAATTTTGTATTGTCCTGAAGTAAATGGGTGATTATTTAAATACGTGTTGGTTGTATTTTGTGTTACTGCATAGTTGTGTTATGCAATTTAATCTCAGTAAATCATGTGTGCTCATCAAGCCATTTTGCTGTCTCTCctgtttgtttttgttttaatgttgttatttatttattttgcaaaaTTTAATCTTGTTAGTAATCTCTGAATTCCAACATTTGTGTACTCCCCTTTTTGTGGGTCAATGTTTCGACTGTGCTCTATCTTTATGGCGTTTTAGCACTCCGTTTCTTgttcaatattaagagtgtgcacTACTGGTAATTACATGTCATGTTTGTGACCGTGTTCATGGTTTTAACTCACTACAGGCAAGTCTACGCTTACTGATTCTCTGGTGGCAGCTGCTGGGATTATTGCACAAGAAGTTGCAGGTGACGTCCGCATGACTGATACTCGTGCAGATGAAGCGGAACGTGGTATCACAATCAAATCCACGGGTATATCTCTTTTCTATGAGATGACTGATGAATCACTCAGGGCTTATAAGGGCGAGAGAGATGGGAATGAATACCTGATCAACCTTATAGATTCGCCTGGGCACGTTGATTTCTCTTCAGAAGTCACAGCTGCTCTTCGTATTACTGATGGTGCTTTGGTGGTGGTTGACTGTATTGAGGGTGTCTGTGTGCAAACTGAAACTGTGCTTCGCCAAGCCCTTGGTGAGAGGATTAGGCCTGTCCTTACTGTGAACAAGATGGACAGATGCTTCCTTGAGCTTCAGGTTGATGGCGAGGAAGCTTACCAGACTTTCTCCCGTGTCATTGAGAACGCCAATGTCATTATGGCGACATATGAAGATGCAAAACTTGGTGATGTCCAAGTCTACCCAGAGAAGGGAACTGTTGCTTTCTCTGCTGGTTTACATGGATGGGCATTTACTCTCACGAACTTTGCTAAGATGTATGCCTCCAAGTTTGGAGTTGATGAAACTAAAATGATGGAGAGGCTTTGGGGTGAGAACTTCTTTGACACAGCCACGAAAAAGTGGACCAACAAGAACACGGGCTCTCCTACTTGCAAGAGAGGTTTTGTTCAGTTCTGCTATGATCCAATCAAGCAAATAATCAACACCTGCATGAATGACCAGAAGGATAAATTGTGGCCTATGTTACAGAAGCTTGGTGTGACCATGAAGGCTGATGAGAAGGAGCTAATGGGCAAGCCTTTAATGAAGCGTGTTATGCAGACTTGGCTGCCAGCAAGTACAGCTCTACTTGAGATGATGATATTCCACCTTCCTTCTCCTTCGAAAGCACAGAAGTATCGTGTAGAGAACTTGTATGAGGGGCCCCTTGATGATGTCTACGCAACGGCTATAAGAAACTGTGACCCAGAAGGCCCTCTTATGCTGTATGTTTCCAAGATGATTCCAGCATCTGACAAGGGCAGATTCTTTGCGTTTGGCCGTGTCTTCTCTGGGAGAATTGCAACTGGCATGAAGGTCCGGATCATGGGCCCAAACTATGTTCCTGGCCAGAAGAAGGATCTGTACGTGAAGAGTGTCCAGCGTACAGTTATTTGGATGGGGAAGAAGCAAGAGTCTGTTGACGATGTTCCTTGTGGTAATACTGTTGCTATGGTTGGCTTGGATCAGTTCATCACAAAGAATGCTACCTTGACAAACGAGAAGGAGGTTGATGCATGCCCAATCAGGGCAATGAAATTCTCTGTATCCCCTGTTGTACGTGTTGCTGTCCAGTGCAAGGTTGCCTCTGATCTTCCCAAACTTGTGGAAGGCTTGAAGCGCCTGGCGAAGTCTGACCCTATGGTTGTGTGTTCCATGGAAGAGTCTGGCGAGCATATCATTGCTGGAGCTGGAGAGCTGCACCTTGAAATTTGTTTGAAGGATCTGCAGGAGGATTTCATGGGTGGTGCTGAGATTATTGTTTCCCCTCCTGTTGTCTCTTTCCGCGAGACCGTTCTTGAGAAGTCCTGCCGGACTGTGATGAGCAAGTCCCCAAACAAGCACAACCGTCTCTACATGGAAGCTCGTCCCATGGAGGAAGGGCTGGCTGAGGCCATTGATGATGGCCGCATCGGCCCACGCGATGATCCCAAGGTGCGCTCCAAGGTTCTGTCTGAGGAGTTTGGTTGGGACAAGGATCTTGCCAAGAAGATTTGGTGTTTTGGACCCGAAACCACTGGGCCGAACATGGTTGTTGATATGTGCAAGGGAGTGCAGTATCTGAATGAAATCAAGGACTCCGTTGTGGCTGGCTTCCAGTGGGCGTCGAAAGAAGGGGCATTGGCAGAGGAAAACATGCGTGGTATTTGCTTTGAGGTCTGTGACGTCGTTCTCCATACAGATGCTATTCACAGGGGTGGCGGTCAGGTCATCCCGACGGCTAGAAGGGTCATTTATGCTTCTCAGCTCACAGCTAAGCCAAGGTTACTCGAGCCTGTGTACCTGGTGGAGATCCAGGCGCCTGAGAATGCACTTGGTGGCATCTATGGTGTTCTTAACCAGAAGAGAGGGCACGTGTTTGAGGAGATGCAGAGGCCTGGTACCCCACTTTACAACATCAAGGCGTACCTCCCTGTTATCGAGTCCTTTGGTTTCTCGGGCACACTTAGGGCTGCGACATCTGGCCAGGCCTTCCCGCAGTGTGTGTTTGATCACTGGGACATGATGTCTGCTGATCCTTTGGAGGCAGGATCACAGGCGGCCCAGCTGGTTTTGGATATCCGCAAGAGGAAAGGGTTGAAAGAACAGATGACCCCTCTCTCTGAATTTGAGGACAAGCTCTAAATTTTTGCTCTCATGTTATCTGTTATCTCGGCCAATTTTTGATCTATTCTTGGTCTGTGTCAAGAGATGTACTCTTTTTCGTATTCCAGTTCCTTGGGTTGTGTTGTGCTGAACCTATTTCGGTCTCTTATCAGATTTAGCAAATAATTTACCTTCTATGATATGCTTGATTGAGTGGTTGATTTTAGCAAGTGTTGCTTTGCATCTCCTAATTGCATTTTCTTCTTATGTTTGAGAACCTTGGCTAGTTTTTCCAATGTTTCCTTGCGTCTGATAAGACGCCCCAACTGGTTTTATTGAAAACTTGAGCAGATTGTTGTAAATTAATTGTTGCCATTTCTTTGCAAGAGATTTTCTAAATTCTGATGTAGGATTACGCTCATTGATTCTGTTTGTAAGTATATATTCCTGAGAGCTTCTAATGTGAAAAGAGGTGTTTTTGCAATGAGAAACACTGTACACTATATTATTTCTTGACGATAATTTTGTTGCATTTAACTTAAGAAACACCCCATAAAATACATCAGCATTCCAATTCACAAAGTGCAACCTGGGCAGACTCAAGTCCTGAATTGTTTTCGTTTTGACATTGTCCATGTGCTCTGGACATATAAATGGAAGTTCACTCTTGAACAATCtatgttactccctctgtaaagtaatataagatcttttacactgaagtagtgatctaaaagatcttattagtttacagaggggaGTATAAATTAGAGCCAAAAGATTTTCCCTTGGGTGATTGTTGGTATGAATTTGACCAGGACGTATGCAATTGAAATAGCAAATCTTCCTAACCCTGGTAATTTCTGTTTTTACTCTAGTGATTTTAAACTCTTGACTGCACTCAGAGATTTTAAACCCTGCTAATATTTGTTTCAGGTCTGACAGAAGCATAAGAAATGTGATACTGATGGAGAGATATCATTACTTTGCTTCGAGTTGTCACCAATATGGTTTTAGAGTCTCTGTCAAGATGAAAGGGAGAGTGATTGGGCTGGCGTATAGATGCCCTGAAGCACATGCACACACGATTGTCTTCTAGTGGCTGGTTACTTAACTGCATTTTCTTACCAAATTTATCACCCTGCTCCCTTTCTGCCGTTGTGCATGAACTTGACTCTTATTATTGTTAAATGTATATAGTCTCTCTTGCACTTTACCATACATATGCATATGTACTGGCCCTTGGCCCTCCTGTGAATGCAGTTGCCCattcctaacatggtatcagatgcttAGGTTCCTCTCCTGCTCCCGCATGCTCGCAGCGCCGTGCctcgctcccccgtcgccggcctccctctacctcgtcgccggcgccggccacctcctccctcgcccccggcTCTCTCCCTCCCCGCCGCCACGCCGTCTTGCCCCGGCCTGCGCTGCCCCGAGCTCGGCCGCGGCCTGCCGTTGCGGCCTCGCGCTGCCCCGCGCCTTCCCGTGCTCGGCCGCGGCCGGCAGCcacctccccgcgcctccccgcgcccggcAGCCACCTCCCCGCGCCCTGCCGCCCCTGGGCGCCTCCTGCTGCAGCCGGTGCTGCCcagggccggcccctcccacgcTCGCCCTTCCCCCCCGCTTCCTCCATCGGGGCTGGATCGAGCCAGCGCGAGCCcgatcccgatctagatcggggtcTCCTGTAGCAATCTACTGTAGCAGTTGACAAAAAAAAGAGCTCCTCATGTCTTCTTCGGGCTATGTCGTCGTTCCTCGGTGCtcggtgatcttcgatggcacAAACTATGCCGAGTTTGCGGGGTTTATGTGTATCCACATGCGCGATCTCCTTCTGTGGGGTGTTCTCTCTGGCGAGGTCCCCTGTCTGCCTTGCCCTGTTGCTCCTGTGGCTCCTACCCCGCCAgcaccgccggttcttgctgctgatGCTCTTCAGGCTGATCGCGATGCCGCCAAGGCTCTCGATGATACTGCAGTTGATGCCTATGATCAGCAGATGTCAGCCTATTCGGATGCCCTTTCTGCCTATCGtgatgatctgtctgcttacactcagtggtgcaatgatgatgctcgtgctgctgctgttcTTACTGCGAGTGTCCTTCCTCAGTTCGCGTTGGAGTTCATGGGACTTGGCTCAgttgcagcgatgtggtcttatctctgtcagcgctatcagccctctggtgatgctctctacctatctgtggtgcgtcaggagcatgcactccagcaaggtgattcctctgttgatgagttctattcacagtgctctgccTTCTGGCGTCAGCTTGACTCTCTTCGGACCGTCGTTTGTGGAACTTGTCGTTGCTGTCAGACTACACGGTCCGATTTGGAGTTTCAGCGGGTTCACGAGTTCTTATCTCGTCTTCGCTTTGAGTTCGAGCCTCGCCGTGCTCACCTGCTcgctcgtggtcgtgttcctatctcggaGGTACTTGCTGAGCTTCGTGCTGAAGAGACCCGCCTACGCTCTGCTGGGTTACTTGTGGTTCCATCAGTGTTGGCCGCCCGAGctcctatgccacctgctcgcctCACTGCTCCACCGCTCCTGCCTACTCCTTCAGGGGGGAGTGGGTCGTCCTTCTTATGCTGAGAGGGGCCGGTCGCGCCGTGACACCTTCTGTGGCTACTGCTCTCGgccaggtcacccagagtctgattaCCGTGAGAACAAGCGAGACCAGAGGCGCTCCTCTTCCAGTGGGACTCCTGGATCCTCCTCGACcccgtcactcactgaccaggacattaTGAGGCTCAAGCGTCTCTTAGCTTCCTCAGGCTCTTCGTCGACCGGTTCCGCTGCTGCTGTGACTGCAGCCACTGCTCCACCACCGCAggcatctacacagtcaggtacatcttcgtgggttctggattctggagcctcttttcatatgtcttctgattcttccgtgctgtcttctctccgacctcttgattcgcctgttaatgttcttaccgctgatggcacacctcttcctgttgctagccgtggtcttctttccactccatctttttccgttcctagtgtttcacatgttcctcgcctcaccatgaatcttttttccgctgcccaacttactgattctggttgtcgtgtcattcttgataccgactcttgctccattcaggattgtcgcaccaaggctttggttggtgctggcccccggcgccgtgagtcagagggcctttgggaggttcactggctttgtgttccttccgctgccaccacttcggccagctcccatgctcttgctgcctcttcgtctacgtccttccagcagtggcatcatcgccttggtcacataTGTGGCTCTCACTTGTCTTCTTTAGTTcatcagggcctcttagggtctgtatctggagatgtttctttacattgtaatggctgcagacttggcaaacagactcagttaccttatcctaccagtgagttggtatctcagcgtccttttgacttagttcattctgatgtatggggtcctgctccctttgattcgaaaggtggtcaccgctactatatcttgtttattgatgatttttctcgctacacttggctctactttaTGAAATCTCGTAGGGAGGTTCTCCCTATATAcaaacgttttgctgccatggttcacacccagttttccacgcccattcgtacttttcgtgctgactccgctggtgagtttatctcccagctgttgcgtggttttcttgcggaacagggtactcttgcccagttctcatgtcctggtgcacatgctcagaatggcgttgccgaacgtaagcatcgtcatctacttgagacggctcgtgctctGATGATTGCCGCTTCTCTCCCaccccatttttgggctgaggctgtttctgcatccacctatctcatcaacatacagccatcgactgctctgcatggtggtattcctatggagtgtctcactggtcgctctcctgactactcagctcttcgtatgtttggatgtgtgtgctatgtccttcttgccccgcgagaacgcaccaaactgactgctcagtcggttgagtgtgtttttcttggctacagtgatgagcacaagggctatcgctgATGGGATCCTGTTGGTCGTCTtttgcgcatctcgcgtgatgtgacctttgacgagtctcgctcttactacccacgtccttctacctcgagcttctctgtggacgatctttcttttcttcttctccctgaTACACCCTGCTATATGCCTCCTCATGTTTTTCCTCCTCCGCCtgcacctctccttccttctccttcaccaccgacaccatcttcccgatcctcctcctccaactctccACCATCATCTTCAGTCCGTCGCCCTCTCTCACCATTTGCTCTTCACTATACTCGTCGCCCTCGTTCTGAGGATGTTTCCCCTGATgcgccttccacctctggtgcacctcctttcacgcctcccccggttcataacctccgtgctcggcctcccccccccccccccccgcctgatCGCAACTCTCCTGATCGGTACGGTCTCTCTGTTATTGttgagcccacttcctatcggactgccatgactcagcctgaatggcagcttgcgatggccgaagagcttgctgcccttgagcgctctcgcacatgggatctggtttccctcccttccggtgtccgtcccatcacctgcaagtgggtctacaagattaagactcgctctgatggttctcttgagcgctacaaagcgcgccttgtggcccgtggttttcagcaggagcagggaCGCGATTATGACGAGACATTCGCTcttgtggcccacatgaccactgttcGCACTCTTCTTGTTGTTGCTTCTGTTCGTcattggtctatctctcaacttgatgttcagaacgcttttcttaatggcgagttgcgtgaggaggtttatatgcagccaccaccggggtactatgctcctgatggttTGGTCTGTCGACttcgcctggtttgagcgcttcgcctcTATGGCGACTGCCGCTGGcttcttgcccagtgatcatgatcccgcgttgtttgttcacacgtctcctcgtggtcggactctgctccttctctatgttgatgacatgatcatcact
Coding sequences within:
- the LOC123078663 gene encoding elongation factor 2; this encodes MVKFTVEGLRIIMDKQNNIRNMSVIAHVDHGKSTLTDSLVAAAGIIAQEVAGDVRMTDTRADEAERGITIKSTGISLFYEMTDESLRAYKGERDGNEYLINLIDSPGHVDFSSEVTAALRITDGALVVVDCIEGVCVQTETVLRQALGERIRPVLTVNKMDRCFLELQVDGEEAYQTFSRVIENANVIMATYEDAKLGDVQVYPEKGTVAFSAGLHGWAFTLTNFAKMYASKFGVDETKMMERLWGENFFDTATKKWTNKNTGSPTCKRGFVQFCYDPIKQIINTCMNDQKDKLWPMLQKLGVTMKADEKELMGKPLMKRVMQTWLPASTALLEMMIFHLPSPSKAQKYRVENLYEGPLDDVYATAIRNCDPEGPLMLYVSKMIPASDKGRFFAFGRVFSGRIATGMKVRIMGPNYVPGQKKDLYVKSVQRTVIWMGKKQESVDDVPCGNTVAMVGLDQFITKNATLTNEKEVDACPIRAMKFSVSPVVRVAVQCKVASDLPKLVEGLKRLAKSDPMVVCSMEESGEHIIAGAGELHLEICLKDLQEDFMGGAEIIVSPPVVSFRETVLEKSCRTVMSKSPNKHNRLYMEARPMEEGLAEAIDDGRIGPRDDPKVRSKVLSEEFGWDKDLAKKIWCFGPETTGPNMVVDMCKGVQYLNEIKDSVVAGFQWASKEGALAEENMRGICFEVCDVVLHTDAIHRGGGQVIPTARRVIYASQLTAKPRLLEPVYLVEIQAPENALGGIYGVLNQKRGHVFEEMQRPGTPLYNIKAYLPVIESFGFSGTLRAATSGQAFPQCVFDHWDMMSADPLEAGSQAAQLVLDIRKRKGLKEQMTPLSEFEDKL